A window of the Equus asinus isolate D_3611 breed Donkey chromosome 20, EquAss-T2T_v2, whole genome shotgun sequence genome harbors these coding sequences:
- the ADAT3 gene encoding probable inactive tRNA-specific adenosine deaminase-like protein 3: MDPAPGAAEQRGDQEAESPEREPAPWQALPVLSEQQCGAVELVLAYAAPVLDKRQTSRLLKEVSAVHPLPAQSHLKRVRPSRDASRPHALEMLLCLAEPAVGACSLAELLPWPAVDARGLGQPFLVPVPARPPLTRGQFEEARAHWPTSFHEDRQVTRALAGRLFSAQERAAMQGHMERAIRAAQQAAARGLRAVGAVVVDPASDRVLATGHDCRSPATPLLHATMVCIDLVAQGQGRGTYDLRPHPACSFAPAATAQAVRVGSVRKLDEDVDTDEDGVPYVCTGCDLYVTREPCAMCAMALVHSRVRRVFYGAPSPDGALGTRLRLHARPDLNHRFQVFRGVLEATCRRLDPDT, encoded by the coding sequence ATGGACCCTGCCCCGGGCGCCGCAGAGCAGCGTGGGGACCAGGAGGCCGAGAGCCCGGAGCGAGAACCCGCGCCGTGGCAGGCCCTCCCGGTCCTGTCTGAACAGCAGTGCGGGGCTGTGGAGCTGGTGCTGGCCTACGCTGCACCTGTCCTCGACAAGCGCCAGACCTCACGGCTCCTCAAGGAGGTGTCAGCTGTCCACCCGCTGCCCGCGCAGTCCCACCTCAAGAGGGTGCGGCCGAGCCGCGATGCCAGCCGCCCGCACGCGCTGGAGATGCTGCTGTGCCTGGCGGAGCCTGCCGTGGGCGCGTGCTCGCTTGCCGAGCTCCTGCCGTGGCCAGCTGTGGACGCCCGTGGCCTGGGACAGCCCTTCCTGGTGCCCGTGCCTGCCCGGCCGCCCCTGACCAGGGGCCAGTTTGAGGAGGCCCGTGCCCACTGGCCCACATCCTTCCACGAGGACAGGCAGGTGACCCGTGCCCTGGCCGGGCGGCTCTTCTCAGCACAGGAGAGGGCTGCGATGCAGGGCCACATGGAGCGGGCTATCCGGGCGGCGCAGCAGGCGGCCGCGAGGGGCCTGAGGGCCGTGGGGGCCGTGGTGGTGGACCCAGCCTCGGACCGCGTGCTGGCCACGGGCCACGACTGCCGCAGCCCGGCCACCCCCCTGCTGCACGCCACCATGGTGTGCATCGACCTGGTGGCCCAGGGCCAGGGCCGCGGCACCTACGACCTCAGGCCCCACCCCGCCTGCTCCTTCGCCCCGGCCGCCACCGCCCAGGCTGTCCGCGTGGGCTCCGTGCGCAAGCTGGACGAGGACGTGGACACGGATGAGGACGGCGTCCCCTACGTGTGCACCGGCTGCGACCTCTACGTCACCCGCGAGCCCTGTGCCATGTGCGCCATGGCCCTGGTGCACTCCCGCGTGCGGCGCGTCTTCTACGGCGCGCCCTCGCCCGACGGAGCCCTGGGCACCCGCCTCCGCCTCCACGCCCGGCCCGACCTCAACCACCGCTTCCAGGTGTTCCGCGGAGTGCTGGAGGCCACGTGCCGCCGGCTGGACCCCGACACGTAG
- the SCAMP4 gene encoding secretory carrier-associated membrane protein 4 — protein sequence MSGKENNFPPLPKFIPLKPCFYQNFSDEIPIEHQLLVKRIFRLWLFYCATLGVNLIACLAWWIGGGSGANFGLALVWLLLFSPCSYVCWFRPAYKAFRADSSFNFMAFFFIFGAQFVLTVIQAVGFSGWGACGWLAAIGFFQTNVGAAVVMLLPAIMFSMSAALMAVVIMKVHRIYRGAGGSFQKAQTEWSTGAWRNPPSREAQYNNFSGNSLPEYPTVPSYPAGGGQWP from the exons ATGTCAG GAAAGGAGAACAACTTCCCGCCGCTGCCCAAGTTCATCCCGCTGAAGCCATGCTTCTACCAGAACTTCTCCGATGAGATCCCCATCGAGCACCAGCTGCTAGTGAAGAGGATCTTCCGGCTGTGGCTGT TCTACTGCGCCACCCTGGGGGTCAACCTCATCGCCTGCCTGGCCTGGTGGATCGGCGGCGGCTCGGGAGCCAACTTCGGCCTGGCCTTGGTCTGGCTGCTGCTCTTCTCCCCCTGCAGCTATGTGTGCTGGTTCCGGCCCGCGTACAAGGCCTTCCG AGCCGACAGCTCCTTTAACTTCATGGCCTTCTTCTTCATCTTCGGAGCCCAGTTTGTCCTGACCGTCATCCAGGCCGTCGGCTTCTCGGGCTGGGGCGCATG TGGTTGGCTGGCAGCGATCGGGTTCTTCCAGACCAATGTCGGGGCTGCTGTGGTCATGCTGCTTCCAGCCATCATGTTCTCCATGTCAGCTGCCCTGATGGCCGTTGTGATCATGAAG GTGCACAGGATCTATCGAGGGGCTGGCGGAAGCTTCCAGAAGGCGCAGACGGAGTGGAGCACAGGTGCTTGGCGGAACCCGCCATCTCGGGAGGCCCAGTACAACAACTTCTCCGGGAACAGCCTGCCCGAGTACCCCACGGTGCCCAGCTACCCGGCCGGTGGCGGCCAGTGGCCCTAG